In one Sandaracinaceae bacterium genomic region, the following are encoded:
- a CDS encoding serine/threonine protein kinase, whose translation MAQPEITALNARRMLDQYEIVAEIASGGMGTVYLARLARAGGFQRMVALKLLHRHLAEETHFVSMLLDEARLAARLHHPNAVGILDVKQSELGYYMVMDYVDGFSMDDVLDRSRSHVERMKLGVRILIDASTGLDAAHRLTDDDGRPLQIVHRDVSPQNILVGRDGSGRITDFGVARAAERITASRPGTIKGKPCYMAPEQAECRELDARADLFALGIVLWETLTGQLLFESDAGTMSILLAVLQRPIQPPSMVCPEVPLALERVCMRALERDVTKRYQTGREFIDALTEAAARSNMLVGAHEVSDAIREIFSADLDARQASVRAHVSAIEKLPVTNMTLGDLYSIPRLGSAPEMQALRSGVRDSNATSDQWFETARSGEARVDPTSQTIALASAPDRETVASPKPVSSRPSAPASARAPASPQAWKVALISLLLGALIAVGGLLAWRMNQPLVVEPPASVAAPSVPPTPAEPSPAPAALAPAVAEAPTPAPAAVPAAAEAAAPEPAPAPEATEQDPSRSGSTRPRRERATGMEGTDAPAAVMTPAPTTIESNPYTH comes from the coding sequence ATGGCACAGCCCGAGATCACAGCACTCAACGCCCGGCGGATGCTGGACCAGTACGAGATCGTCGCGGAGATCGCGAGCGGCGGCATGGGCACCGTCTACCTGGCGCGGCTCGCGCGCGCGGGCGGCTTCCAGCGCATGGTGGCGCTCAAGCTGCTGCACCGGCACCTGGCGGAGGAGACGCACTTCGTCTCCATGCTGTTGGACGAAGCGCGCCTCGCGGCGCGTCTGCACCACCCGAACGCGGTGGGCATCCTGGACGTGAAGCAGTCGGAGCTCGGCTACTACATGGTCATGGACTACGTCGATGGGTTCTCCATGGACGACGTGCTCGACCGCTCGCGCTCGCACGTGGAGCGCATGAAGCTGGGTGTGCGCATCCTGATCGACGCCTCCACGGGCCTCGATGCCGCGCACCGCCTGACCGACGACGACGGCCGCCCGCTGCAGATCGTGCACCGCGACGTGTCGCCGCAGAACATCCTGGTGGGGCGCGACGGCTCGGGTCGCATCACGGACTTCGGCGTAGCCCGTGCGGCCGAGCGCATCACGGCCTCGCGCCCCGGCACCATCAAGGGCAAGCCCTGTTACATGGCGCCCGAGCAGGCCGAGTGCCGCGAGCTGGACGCGCGCGCGGACCTGTTCGCGCTGGGCATCGTGCTGTGGGAGACGCTCACCGGGCAGCTGCTGTTCGAGTCCGACGCGGGCACCATGAGCATCCTCTTGGCCGTGCTGCAGCGGCCCATCCAGCCGCCGTCCATGGTGTGCCCCGAGGTGCCGCTGGCGCTCGAGCGGGTGTGCATGCGCGCCCTCGAGCGCGACGTGACCAAGCGCTACCAGACGGGCCGCGAGTTCATCGACGCGCTGACCGAGGCCGCCGCCCGCTCGAACATGCTGGTGGGGGCGCACGAGGTGAGCGACGCCATCCGCGAGATCTTCTCGGCCGACCTCGACGCGCGGCAGGCGTCGGTGCGCGCGCACGTCAGCGCCATCGAGAAGCTGCCCGTCACGAACATGACGCTGGGCGACCTGTACAGCATCCCGCGCCTGGGCTCCGCGCCCGAGATGCAGGCGTTGCGCTCGGGCGTGCGCGACTCCAACGCCACGTCGGACCAGTGGTTCGAGACGGCGCGCAGCGGGGAGGCGCGCGTGGACCCCACGTCGCAGACCATCGCGCTCGCCAGCGCGCCCGACCGGGAGACCGTGGCTTCGCCGAAGCCCGTGAGCAGCCGCCCCAGCGCCCCCGCTAGCGCACGCGCCCCCGCATCCCCGCAGGCCTGGAAGGTGGCCCTGATCAGCTTGCTGTTGGGCGCGCTGATCGCCGTGGGGGGCCTGCTGGCTTGGCGCATGAACCAGCCGCTCGTGGTGGAGCCGCCCGCTTCGGTCGCCGCTCCCAGCGTGCCACCAACGCCCGCCGAGCCGTCCCCGGCGCCTGCCGCCCTCGCCCCTGCGGTGGCCGAGGCTCCCACACCTGCGCCTGCTGCCGTGCCTGCCGCGGCCGAGGCCGCTGCGCCCGAGCCGGCCCCCGCACCGGAGGCCACCGAGCAAGACCCATCGCGCTCGGGCTCGACGCGCCCGCGCCGTGAGCGCGCCACCGGCATGGAGGGCACGGATGCGCCCGCCGCCGTCATGACCCCCGCCCCGACCACCATCGAGAGCAACCCCTACACCCACTGA
- the bamD gene encoding outer membrane protein assembly factor BamD — translation MAVLKTQSSRAVRGALTASAAWLFVVLSPALLASGCMSRADGRAVQADLAAMTERMATLEQRVEAQAAELARLLETANVVLLRNSADQGLALQQLRDQLGQLEGQIAETRHLAEMAERQSAEQRREMTEQRQQLDAQRQEIERRVDQIARAAGMDVTLQPSEVPRDRAAHFQAGSQALRVGSHSYARALFREYVIRYPTDERADDAQYGIGSSYLQQNQPAAALGEFRRILTTYRTGDVMDKTLADMAEAFVLVRACADARQSLEALIAAYPESSLITRARNRLREISRLPARACAE, via the coding sequence GTGGCGGTACTCAAGACTCAATCCTCCCGGGCCGTGCGAGGGGCGCTCACCGCGAGCGCCGCGTGGCTCTTCGTGGTGCTCTCTCCCGCGCTCCTGGCCAGCGGCTGCATGTCGCGGGCCGATGGCCGGGCCGTGCAAGCGGACCTCGCGGCGATGACCGAGCGCATGGCCACGCTGGAGCAGCGCGTGGAAGCCCAGGCCGCAGAGCTGGCGCGGCTCTTGGAGACGGCCAACGTGGTGCTGCTGCGCAACAGCGCAGACCAGGGGTTGGCGCTCCAGCAGCTGCGCGACCAGCTGGGCCAGCTGGAGGGGCAGATCGCCGAGACGCGTCACCTGGCCGAGATGGCCGAGCGGCAGTCCGCCGAGCAGCGCCGCGAGATGACGGAACAGCGCCAGCAGCTGGACGCGCAGCGCCAGGAGATCGAGCGCCGCGTGGACCAGATCGCGCGCGCGGCAGGCATGGACGTGACGCTACAGCCGAGCGAGGTCCCGCGGGATCGCGCCGCGCACTTCCAGGCGGGCAGCCAGGCCTTGCGCGTGGGCTCGCACTCGTACGCGCGCGCGCTCTTCCGCGAGTACGTCATCCGCTACCCCACCGACGAGCGGGCCGACGACGCGCAGTACGGCATCGGCTCGAGCTACCTGCAGCAGAACCAGCCGGCCGCAGCGCTGGGTGAGTTCCGCCGCATCCTCACCACGTACCGGACCGGCGACGTGATGGACAAGACGCTGGCGGACATGGCCGAGGCGTTCGTGTTGGTGCGCGCGTGCGCCGACGCACGGCAGTCGCTCGAAGCGCTGATCGCGGCGTATCCGGAGTCCTCCCTGATCACGCGGGCGCGCAACCGCCTGCGGGAGATCAGCCGGCTGCCAGCGCGCGCCTGCGCGGAGTGA
- a CDS encoding PD40 domain-containing protein, which produces MSSPTHRSTHPWLTLVGLALVLGIAATPFESRSQTAGDGSPLPESLVEIVVDSPESQMYRIGIPDVFGSSSDVADVLRNDFRLMPGYTVIDTRSIRHDLVAEGLDIRAGAWATLDANGVIKGELRQGADGVELTLRFFRVSAPGTPAFEHTYRGPLTHTRRWAHEFANEVLRVLTGTPGVFGTEIAYARRAGPGAKDVFKSFMDGFGERRVSTGTGISLLPSFGHNRIWFTRMTERGMYITNGRARDARIVQGDGINMAPAVCDGRIYFTSSRDGNSEIYSTALDGSDVRRLTDHPAMDLSPACGPNNQLAFVSSRHRTPQIFTMNRDGSNVQRVTFRGTHNQTPTWCMDPERPWIAFTGRDGAYDIFMVNTRTQEYVRLTQGQGDNKDPAFSPDCRLVAFVSDRRDAAGVYVASPQGYNQTRVVTGNAETVRWSQWETYPATTPVPAEAPAPAASTPAAATPAR; this is translated from the coding sequence ATGTCATCGCCCACCCATCGCTCGACGCACCCTTGGCTCACCCTGGTCGGGCTCGCGCTCGTGCTGGGCATCGCCGCCACCCCGTTCGAGTCGCGCTCGCAGACCGCGGGGGATGGGAGCCCGCTGCCCGAGTCGCTCGTCGAGATCGTGGTGGACTCCCCCGAGAGCCAGATGTACCGCATCGGCATCCCGGACGTCTTCGGCAGCTCCTCCGACGTGGCCGACGTGCTGCGCAACGACTTCCGGCTGATGCCCGGCTACACCGTCATCGACACGCGCTCCATCCGGCACGACCTGGTGGCCGAGGGGCTCGACATCCGCGCGGGTGCGTGGGCCACGCTGGACGCCAACGGCGTCATCAAGGGCGAGCTGCGCCAGGGCGCGGACGGCGTGGAGCTCACGCTGCGCTTCTTCCGCGTCTCGGCGCCGGGCACGCCCGCGTTCGAGCACACCTATCGCGGCCCGCTCACGCACACCCGCCGCTGGGCCCACGAGTTCGCCAACGAGGTGCTGCGCGTGCTCACCGGGACGCCGGGCGTGTTCGGCACCGAGATCGCCTACGCGCGGCGCGCCGGCCCGGGCGCCAAGGACGTGTTCAAGTCCTTCATGGACGGCTTCGGTGAGCGGCGCGTGTCCACCGGCACCGGCATCTCGCTCCTGCCTTCCTTCGGGCACAACCGCATCTGGTTCACGCGTATGACCGAGCGCGGCATGTACATCACCAACGGGCGCGCGCGCGACGCACGCATCGTGCAGGGCGACGGCATCAACATGGCGCCGGCCGTGTGCGACGGGCGCATCTACTTCACGTCTTCGCGTGACGGCAACTCCGAGATCTACAGCACCGCGCTCGACGGCAGCGACGTGCGCCGCCTGACCGACCACCCGGCCATGGACCTGAGCCCCGCGTGCGGTCCCAACAACCAGCTGGCGTTCGTGTCGAGCCGCCACCGTACGCCGCAGATCTTCACCATGAATCGCGACGGCAGCAACGTGCAGCGCGTCACGTTCCGCGGCACACACAACCAGACGCCCACGTGGTGCATGGACCCGGAGCGGCCGTGGATCGCGTTCACCGGTCGCGATGGCGCTTACGACATCTTCATGGTGAACACGCGGACCCAGGAGTACGTGCGGCTCACGCAGGGGCAGGGCGACAACAAGGACCCAGCGTTCTCCCCGGATTGCCGCCTGGTGGCGTTCGTGTCCGACCGGCGCGACGCCGCGGGCGTCTACGTGGCCAGCCCGCAGGGCTACAACCAGACACGGGTGGTCACGGGCAACGCCGAGACGGTGCGCTGGTCGCAGTGGGAGACGTATCCCGCCACCACGCCGGTGCCGGCCGAAGCGCCCGCGCCAGCAGCGTCCACGCCCGCCGCTGCAACGCCTGCACGCTAG
- a CDS encoding TonB C-terminal domain-containing protein has product MTPGFETRRSLALDEVAGGVLAVLIALGAFPLTVVIISAAVSDIYGALVEDTVELPEEAEVPPVPVVEARFVRFGAPPDPRRMPDRYVPSAATAPPPSATDVLGEAPADALPGAEPPLADGTGLRPTTDANPALTAEQRAAEAREDLLTRLGDSAAATAEFAEPRVREGDAEGITEGTAERGEADIYPGRLYTYFRRGWQAPSSIPEEELSTLRCRVRVEITADARVGDFSISGPSGNDAFDASVRQRMAQAAGASLPPPPPDEAERYLGGAITVTFIGPRRN; this is encoded by the coding sequence ATGACGCCCGGCTTCGAGACGCGCAGGTCACTCGCGCTCGATGAAGTCGCGGGTGGGGTGCTGGCGGTGCTCATCGCGCTCGGGGCGTTCCCGCTCACGGTGGTCATCATCTCGGCTGCCGTCTCGGACATCTACGGCGCGCTGGTGGAGGACACCGTCGAGCTGCCCGAGGAGGCCGAGGTCCCGCCTGTTCCGGTGGTGGAAGCTCGCTTCGTGCGCTTCGGGGCGCCGCCGGACCCGCGTCGCATGCCCGACCGCTACGTGCCCTCGGCGGCCACGGCGCCACCGCCTTCGGCTACGGATGTGCTTGGGGAAGCGCCTGCCGATGCCCTGCCGGGCGCCGAGCCGCCGCTGGCCGACGGCACAGGGCTCCGGCCCACCACCGACGCCAACCCCGCGCTCACGGCGGAGCAGCGCGCGGCCGAGGCCCGTGAAGACCTGCTCACGCGCCTGGGCGACAGCGCGGCGGCCACGGCGGAGTTCGCCGAGCCGCGGGTGCGCGAGGGCGACGCCGAGGGCATCACCGAGGGCACGGCCGAGCGCGGCGAGGCGGACATCTATCCGGGGCGTCTGTACACGTACTTCCGGCGCGGCTGGCAGGCACCGTCCAGCATCCCCGAGGAAGAGCTCAGCACGCTGCGCTGCCGGGTGCGCGTGGAGATCACCGCCGACGCGCGCGTCGGGGACTTCAGTATCTCGGGGCCCAGCGGCAATGACGCGTTCGACGCCTCCGTGCGGCAGCGCATGGCACAGGCTGCGGGCGCTTCGCTGCCCCCGCCTCCGCCCGACGAAGCCGAGCGCTACCTGGGCGGCGCCATCACCGTGACGTTCATCGGGCCGCGCAGGAATTAG
- a CDS encoding biopolymer transporter ExbD — translation MGFSSGSGRGGPLSEINVTPLVDVMLVLLIIFMVAAPMMTTGVSVDLPNADAPRMEIDEEQPVISVEAGGRLFLREEELTLSELETRLMTDEDLRARDEVYIQADETVPYGDVVRVLALVRRAGIGKMGLVTDPLDRERAAE, via the coding sequence ATGGGGTTCTCGAGCGGATCGGGGCGCGGGGGCCCGCTCAGCGAGATCAACGTCACGCCGCTCGTGGACGTCATGCTGGTGCTGCTCATCATCTTCATGGTGGCGGCGCCCATGATGACCACGGGCGTGTCGGTGGACCTGCCCAACGCCGACGCGCCGCGCATGGAGATCGACGAGGAGCAGCCCGTCATCTCGGTGGAGGCCGGCGGGCGCCTGTTCCTGCGCGAAGAAGAGCTCACGCTTTCGGAGCTCGAGACGCGCCTCATGACCGACGAAGACCTGCGCGCGCGCGACGAGGTCTACATCCAGGCCGACGAGACGGTGCCCTACGGCGACGTGGTGCGTGTGCTGGCGCTGGTGCGCCGCGCGGGCATCGGAAAGATGGGCTTGGTCACGGACCCGCTCGACCGGGAGCGAGCGGCGGAATGA
- a CDS encoding MotA/TolQ/ExbB proton channel family protein, whose product MPSVLLQATARPALDPWQLVLDATPVVKLVILVLILMAVACWYVIGAKLVRLHKLDDQSRRFLQVFWKDEHTRQWDMDVMGSLNGQLSRFASSPIATVFGAGYAELGRIARTGTPDLADVDNLERALKRAQNAELTRLENQIPWLASTGSTAPFIGLFGTVWGIMNAFIQLHGQQSATLDAVAPGIAEALIATAIGLVAAIPAVLAYNYFVRRLRVVESEVEAFASDYLNIIRRHLLVD is encoded by the coding sequence ATGCCCTCCGTCCTCCTGCAAGCCACAGCACGCCCGGCGCTCGACCCCTGGCAGCTGGTGCTCGACGCCACGCCGGTGGTCAAGCTGGTGATCTTGGTGCTCATCCTCATGGCGGTGGCCTGCTGGTACGTCATCGGCGCCAAGCTGGTGCGGCTCCACAAGCTGGACGACCAGAGCCGCCGCTTCCTGCAGGTGTTCTGGAAGGACGAGCACACGCGCCAGTGGGACATGGACGTCATGGGCTCGCTCAACGGGCAGCTCTCGCGCTTCGCCAGCTCCCCCATCGCCACCGTGTTCGGCGCGGGCTATGCCGAGCTCGGCCGCATCGCGCGCACGGGCACACCGGACCTGGCCGACGTGGACAACCTGGAGCGGGCCCTCAAGCGGGCGCAGAACGCCGAGCTCACGCGCCTCGAGAACCAGATCCCCTGGCTCGCCAGCACGGGCTCCACGGCGCCCTTCATCGGCCTGTTCGGCACGGTGTGGGGCATCATGAACGCGTTCATCCAGCTGCACGGCCAGCAGAGCGCCACGCTCGACGCCGTGGCGCCGGGCATCGCGGAGGCCTTGATCGCCACGGCCATCGGGTTGGTGGCCGCCATCCCGGCGGTGCTCGCCTACAACTACTTCGTGCGCCGCCTGCGCGTGGTGGAGAGCGAGGTCGAGGCGTTCGCCAGCGACTACCTCAACATCATCCGGCGCCACCTGCTGGTGGACTGA
- a CDS encoding OmpA family protein, protein MQHRHSLLPLLLLATALALPACRSEAPEEEEETSGSEDTGSRDASRDVTLTPENTDPTAEACSLSRVYFGFDADELDSASRAAIQQAVDCYRTRGVPARLHLTGATDPRGTEEYNIALGDRRAQAVRAYLVSLGIEQARIAVTSVGEEMAQGSDESGWAQDRSVSASE, encoded by the coding sequence ATGCAGCACCGTCACTCCCTCCTCCCGCTCCTCCTCCTGGCCACCGCGCTCGCGCTCCCCGCGTGTCGCAGCGAAGCCCCCGAGGAAGAAGAAGAGACCTCCGGCTCCGAGGACACCGGCTCCCGCGACGCGAGCCGTGACGTCACCCTGACCCCCGAGAACACAGACCCGACCGCCGAGGCTTGCAGCCTCAGCCGGGTCTACTTCGGCTTCGACGCCGACGAGCTGGACAGCGCCTCGCGCGCGGCCATCCAGCAGGCCGTGGACTGCTACCGCACCCGCGGCGTGCCGGCCCGCCTGCACCTCACGGGCGCCACCGACCCGCGCGGCACCGAGGAGTACAACATCGCCCTCGGCGACCGTCGCGCCCAGGCCGTCCGCGCGTACCTCGTGTCGCTCGGCATCGAGCAGGCCCGCATCGCGGTCACCTCGGTGGGCGAAGAGATGGCCCAGGGCTCCGACGAGTCGGGCTGGGCGCAGGACCGCAGCGTCAGCGCCAGCGAGTGA
- a CDS encoding beta-propeller domain-containing protein, translated as MEHLAYSSRLGARPRTTRAGALSLLFALGLGACASGTTAPPVAPAEAGLHRVESCDDLLVQLRADAEAKVHAEADRMLADYDMYRDGNYGGWPQPAFDFADGGSPTPRADAPPESGPEHFTETNTQVAGVDEPDFVKTDGGRIFLIHGQSVHALRSWPAADTVETGTASVEGSPLSMFLRDDTLVVFSSVQFADPDGGQGPIATLPFPADSWGPYYPMFYREFTKVSLFDVSGDVPVLSGERYVEGSYRAARRHDAVVRLVMRSDTWQPQWSGERPYYWNDGGELVSEQTFARRVAAWRRERLAEIATQDLDGWLPEEWVREGSELVAVAPRCTDFYAAAPGQTDYGMTQVLGLTLDASDTGVSRSAFVLGDASIVSANHEALIIAQADWQWNGWSPGVARCPRACTAST; from the coding sequence ATGGAACACCTCGCTTACTCCAGTCGGCTCGGCGCGCGCCCAAGAACCACTCGCGCCGGGGCACTCTCTTTGCTCTTTGCGCTGGGCCTCGGGGCGTGTGCCTCGGGCACCACGGCACCGCCGGTGGCTCCGGCCGAAGCGGGGCTGCACCGGGTCGAGAGCTGTGATGACCTGCTGGTGCAGCTGCGCGCCGACGCGGAGGCCAAGGTTCACGCCGAGGCCGACCGCATGCTGGCGGACTACGACATGTACCGCGACGGCAACTATGGAGGCTGGCCACAGCCCGCCTTCGACTTCGCGGATGGCGGCTCCCCCACGCCGCGCGCCGACGCGCCGCCCGAGTCGGGCCCCGAACACTTCACCGAGACCAACACGCAGGTGGCCGGCGTGGACGAGCCCGACTTCGTGAAGACCGACGGCGGACGCATCTTCCTGATCCATGGGCAGTCCGTGCACGCGCTGCGCTCGTGGCCCGCGGCCGACACCGTGGAGACCGGCACCGCCAGCGTGGAGGGCTCGCCGCTGTCGATGTTCTTGCGTGACGACACGCTGGTGGTGTTCTCGAGCGTGCAGTTCGCCGACCCAGACGGCGGTCAGGGGCCCATCGCCACGCTGCCCTTCCCGGCCGACAGCTGGGGCCCGTACTACCCCATGTTCTACCGCGAGTTCACCAAGGTGAGCCTGTTCGACGTGAGCGGCGATGTGCCCGTGCTCAGCGGCGAGCGCTACGTGGAGGGCAGCTATCGCGCGGCGCGCCGCCACGACGCCGTGGTGCGCTTGGTGATGCGCTCCGACACGTGGCAGCCGCAGTGGAGCGGCGAGCGCCCCTACTACTGGAACGACGGCGGCGAGCTGGTGAGCGAGCAGACCTTCGCGCGCCGCGTGGCCGCCTGGCGCCGCGAGCGCCTGGCCGAGATCGCCACGCAGGACCTCGACGGCTGGCTTCCCGAGGAGTGGGTGCGCGAGGGCAGCGAGCTCGTGGCGGTCGCGCCACGCTGCACCGACTTCTACGCCGCTGCGCCGGGCCAGACCGACTACGGCATGACCCAGGTGTTGGGGCTCACGCTCGACGCGAGCGACACGGGCGTCTCACGCAGCGCGTTCGTGCTGGGCGACGCGTCCATCGTGTCCGCCAACCACGAGGCGCTGATCATCGCGCAGGCCGACTGGCAGTGGAACGGCTGGTCCCCTGGGGTGGCGCGGTGTCCACGCGCCTGCACCGCTTCGACCTGA
- a CDS encoding beta-propeller domain-containing protein produces MSTRLHRFDLSGASTSYAASGRVTGQLLNQFSLDESDGVVRVAVTEDRWLDAQGNVIEPNEDQPWGDGTLVSASPVSRVLTLGDAAGKLSELGRSHDLAPGERIFSTRYVGDTAYVVTFRQIDPLFVVDLSDPADIVVQGEVEIPGFSTYMHPLDAGHLLTIGRDIDPVTQQDNGMALQIFDVSNPDAPVRTHVYTVPGAYSQAQYDHLAFNFDARLGLLAIPVDTYDTTFDSTLALFSVSVAGGIAPAGSISHSSFYSGCVDGVGDYYCSYSPTVRRGLFIEDFVYTISLGGVTVHALTDLTSTLATVNLPEPQWYSGYYGEVRTF; encoded by the coding sequence GTGTCCACGCGCCTGCACCGCTTCGACCTGAGCGGCGCGTCCACGAGCTACGCCGCCTCCGGGCGCGTGACCGGGCAGCTGCTCAACCAGTTCTCGCTCGACGAGAGCGACGGCGTGGTGCGCGTGGCCGTGACCGAGGACCGCTGGCTGGATGCCCAGGGCAACGTCATCGAGCCGAACGAGGACCAGCCCTGGGGTGACGGCACCCTGGTGAGCGCATCGCCCGTGAGCCGCGTGCTCACGCTGGGCGACGCCGCGGGCAAGCTGAGCGAGCTGGGCCGCAGCCACGACCTCGCGCCGGGCGAACGCATCTTCTCCACGCGCTACGTGGGCGACACGGCGTACGTGGTGACCTTCCGGCAGATCGACCCGCTCTTCGTCGTGGACCTGAGCGACCCGGCAGACATCGTGGTGCAGGGCGAGGTCGAGATCCCCGGCTTCAGCACCTACATGCACCCGCTGGACGCTGGCCACCTGCTGACCATCGGCCGCGACATCGACCCGGTGACGCAGCAGGACAACGGCATGGCGCTCCAGATCTTCGACGTGAGCAACCCCGATGCCCCGGTGCGCACGCACGTGTACACGGTGCCGGGCGCCTACAGCCAGGCGCAGTACGACCACCTCGCGTTCAACTTCGACGCGCGCCTGGGGCTCTTGGCCATCCCGGTGGACACCTACGACACCACCTTCGACTCCACGCTCGCGCTCTTCAGCGTGTCGGTCGCGGGCGGCATCGCGCCGGCCGGCTCCATCTCGCACAGCAGCTTCTACAGCGGGTGCGTGGACGGCGTGGGCGACTACTACTGCAGCTACAGCCCCACCGTGCGGCGCGGCCTCTTCATCGAGGACTTCGTCTACACCATCAGCCTGGGCGGCGTGACCGTGCACGCGCTCACGGACCTGACGAGCACGCTAGCCACGGTGAACCTGCCCGAGCCCCAGTGGTACAGCGGCTACTACGGCGAGGTGCGCACCTTCTGA
- a CDS encoding DUF1775 domain-containing protein produces MKKTGLLVIALGLAGAFVGAAQAHIGVEGRLTADSSTIVTFGVSHGCEGLDTVRVRIEMPETVTSVRGLTSAWGEGTAETDGTGRIVAFIFEKETARAVDDQYYQFSLRVRAPAAPFTTLYFPVTQTCRNAEGVETVVEWDDVGAHDDPAVVSPAASAVIFPVRTMGWNRYVAPDHVHDLSVFDDARIVWVGTAAYSANVETTALIESDPDVELLTEIHTDDEIWVLY; encoded by the coding sequence ATGAAGAAGACGGGATTGTTGGTCATCGCGCTCGGACTCGCCGGCGCGTTCGTGGGCGCCGCCCAGGCACACATCGGAGTGGAAGGTCGCCTCACGGCGGACTCCTCCACCATCGTGACGTTCGGCGTGAGTCACGGCTGTGAGGGGCTCGACACCGTGCGCGTGCGCATCGAGATGCCCGAGACGGTCACCAGCGTGCGCGGCTTGACCAGCGCGTGGGGTGAAGGCACCGCCGAGACCGATGGGACGGGCCGCATCGTGGCGTTCATCTTCGAGAAGGAGACCGCCCGCGCCGTGGACGACCAGTACTACCAGTTCTCTCTGCGGGTGCGCGCGCCGGCCGCGCCCTTCACCACGCTGTACTTCCCCGTCACGCAGACGTGCCGCAACGCCGAGGGCGTCGAGACCGTGGTGGAGTGGGACGACGTGGGCGCGCACGACGACCCGGCCGTGGTGAGCCCGGCCGCGTCCGCCGTCATCTTCCCCGTGCGGACGATGGGCTGGAACCGCTACGTGGCCCCCGACCACGTCCATGACCTGAGCGTGTTCGACGACGCCCGCATCGTGTGGGTGGGCACCGCCGCGTACAGCGCCAATGTCGAGACCACCGCGCTCATCGAGAGCGACCCGGACGTGGAACTGCTGACCGAGATCCACACCGACGACGAGATCTGGGTGCTCTACTGA
- a CDS encoding TIGR02147 family protein has protein sequence MSDQPPEVFRYLDYRAYLRDFYEHKKAGPRSFSYRAFSRRAGLKSPNYLKLVMDGDRNLTAPMAGNFADGCGLTGEAKAYFVDLVAFNQATTGPERNAAYDRLKSHRRYRTVQRLELAHAAYHASWYVPAIRELACRADFKGEAAWVAPRLRPRITLSQAERGLRILRELSMLIQNDDGRWVQTEALVSTGPETLGVHIGNYHRTMMRQAAEAIDEFPPAQRDISSLTLCLGEDKLAEVKARIVRFRRELLELSVEDPAPRQVVQINFQLFPLSDASALFADDTEGH, from the coding sequence GTGAGCGACCAACCCCCCGAGGTCTTCCGCTATCTCGACTACCGCGCGTACCTGCGCGACTTCTACGAGCACAAGAAGGCCGGGCCGCGCTCGTTCTCGTACCGCGCCTTCTCGCGGCGCGCGGGGCTGAAGTCGCCCAACTACTTGAAGCTGGTGATGGACGGGGACCGCAACCTGACGGCGCCCATGGCAGGCAACTTCGCCGACGGCTGCGGGCTCACGGGCGAAGCCAAGGCCTATTTCGTGGACCTGGTGGCGTTCAACCAGGCGACCACCGGGCCCGAGCGCAACGCCGCGTACGACCGCCTCAAGAGCCACCGCCGCTACCGCACGGTGCAGCGCCTGGAGCTGGCGCACGCTGCCTACCACGCGAGCTGGTACGTGCCGGCCATCCGCGAGCTGGCCTGCCGCGCCGACTTCAAGGGCGAGGCCGCGTGGGTGGCCCCTCGGCTGCGGCCGCGCATCACCCTGTCGCAGGCGGAGCGCGGACTGCGTATACTGCGCGAGCTGTCCATGCTGATACAGAACGACGACGGGCGCTGGGTGCAGACCGAGGCGCTGGTGTCCACCGGGCCCGAGACCCTGGGCGTTCACATCGGCAATTACCACCGCACCATGATGAGGCAGGCGGCCGAGGCCATCGACGAGTTCCCTCCGGCGCAGCGCGACATCAGCTCGCTCACGCTGTGCTTGGGTGAGGACAAGCTGGCCGAAGTGAAGGCGCGCATCGTGCGCTTCCGCCGTGAGCTGCTGGAGCTCAGCGTGGAAGACCCCGCGCCGCGGCAGGTGGTGCAGATCAACTTCCAGCTCTTCCCGCTGAGCGACGCCTCTGCCCTCTTCGCCGACGACACGGAGGGGCATTGA